The Candidatus Poribacteria bacterium genome contains the following window.
ATTGTGGGACTTCGGGGATTTTCAGATAGATCTCGCCGTCTAAATCTGGGATTTCATGCCAGTATTTCTCCTGCCTACCACTCTCGACACCAGAGACTTTCTCTATGAACTTGATATTATGTGCTCTACCAGAGCGGTTATAGACCGCCCAGCCGTTGGTGAACTCGCGAATAAACAGCCCTCTGCGGTTTTGGTACAACTCTGCTTTCTCGCCGACGGGTTGTCCGAGATCGGCATCCCAGAAGTCATACCAATATTCTTTAGAGTGGGTGTGGGCAAAAGTGTCATGCTGCTCCCTATGGATTATCCAATAGGCAGGGTTTCTATGGTAAGCTGCCCCCTGATAATCCAAATAAGTACTATCATGTGGATGGGGTTCATCAAGGAAATATCCATCAGAATGCGTCAGACTTAATGTCGTCAGACATCGCATACTCTGAAGATTTTCAGGACTCGTCGGCAACTGGCTGCCTATCCCTTCGGCTTTTAAGCAGTTTATACGGGGCTCCTGCAAGTGAGTCTCCATCTCCAGCAGATTCCTCTCAAACCATTTCATCGACTCATAACTGTAATTATCGGGTAAATCGGCGCGATAAGATTCTATGAAGATTCCATTGATATACGGTGCAGCTCTCGCTGCTGTTTCCCAAGTGCCGTTGACCAATATCAGAAGATCATCGCCGACCGCATCGCGGATACCTTCTAAGATGCGTGTACGTGCTGTCTGTTCTTCTTCAAACGTTCTATATCCACCCAGAATCACACCTGTTTCATCCCAATAATCTATAAAGATGCCGTCCCAGAGTCCGCTATTGGCAACTGCTATTGCTTGATTAACTATCGTCTCCTGGGCTTTAGGGTGTGTAAAATCAATCAGTAAATCTGTATAAATTTCTGGTGGAGAGCCAAGTATCTGCTCACCGTTTTCTCCGCGTACCCATGGAAAGTCATCACCATCATAGAGTCCAGTTAAAAACGGATGGTATGGATCGGTTCCCCTCATATCTATCTGAACTATAAGTATCATATTTGGATTTAATTCAAGGAGTTCGTCTCGTTGCCTCCTTGCTTCAACCCAATCACCCACAAGCTGAACCTCAGTCCCATTACGCTGAAAACGAAGTCCAAATTCCGGGGACCAAAACATATCGTGAAATGTTGTCATTTCTAAGTAAGACAACTCAGGGCGATTGACAAACCATTCTACCCAGGGAGCTGCGATTGATGGGTTACTTTTACCTTCAATCGCTTCTTGAAGGGTGAGGTCAGCGAACGCTACAGTAGTTAGAACAAAAATAAGTAGGGAGACAATTTTTCTTTTCATAATAAAATCCTTTCGTCTATAGCCAGAAGGTCCTCATTATCAAACGCTGTGTCGACGATTTTATAGTCGTGGTTTTCCAGAATTGAAATGAGGTTTCCCAAAACAGTATGGTAGTCTATCTGTATTACACGCGGACGGTGCTTGAAGGAATACGCTTCAAACACTTCATGCTCGGCACCTTCAACATCCACACGCAACAGATCTGGGGGTGCCTGTGTGAAATCAAAGAGTGCGTCGAGTGTGATACAATAGGTATAAAACGTTTTGTGAACATCAGTATCAATGAATAACACATTATTTGCGAGTGAACAGAGCCCTAAATCTTCTGAATTTTCAGGTAGGAAGGTTTCTATGCGTTCAACCCGATGCGTGCCAGCGATTGCCATGTTGAAATGATGACCCGGAATACCGAACTGAAGACCGTCTTTGATAACACAAGGACTTGGATCAATAAAGTATCCGTTCCACTTCTCGATGTCTGGGAAGTAAACTGGATCGGCATAAAGGTTCTCGCCTTTTTCCAAACGCTTTTGGTTTTCGGCATGCCAATCGTCTTCGAGTAAGTGCCGTAAGGCATACCCCGCTGCACCGATTTCATAGAAGACACCGCACTTCTTATTCATCTCGATAGGTTCCTGTATCCTTGATTTTGTTGACCTTCCCAATATCCGATTCACCTAACGGTGTGCCATACGGATACTGCCCTTCCCAGGCGTGCCGATCAAAACCGTTATAGTAATCGTTCTGCTCACACGTTTCGTCGTATGCGTCATAGGTGGAATAGACCCCGATTTCTGTCGTGTTGAGCTGTTGAAATAACGCAACCTCATAGGGTGCTCCGGGTAAATGTAAATCACAAGCCGCCTGCATCCAGCCGGCACCCGCAGGGGTCATCGCCAATACGCCGTCCCCCATTTTCGGCGTGCCGATCTCGATGGTGTTCGGTTCAATCACACCACTCGCAGGGAGACACTTACGCCGATAGGTCGCTTTGATGTTTTCCCTGTCGAGGGTATCCCAGAACGGGACATAGCCTTTAAACTGGAATAACATAAAGTCAGGGAGTTCATCGAAGAGTTCCTGTAGATACGGCAATCTCTTTTTCGAGTATCTATCAGCGAGCACATAGAGGTAAATGCCGTCGGGTTGCTCAGCGATATGCCGCAAAAGTCGTGAGATCGACCACACCCTGCCAATGTTCATCAATACCATCGTGGTATTCAAAGAAATCGAAACCGTCTGCTTTTGCTGCCGATATGATAGAGGCTTTCGAGTCGTATTTCATGCCGTCCATCGCATCGTGGAAAACAACCTGAGCAGGTGTCGCTCCCATGGCGTTCCAGACCGCACGCTGTGCGATCTGTAGATCCGTCCGGCGTTTGAGGTTAATGATATTTACCGATTTAATGGTGAGTCCCATCTTTTCAGCACCTCTCTTAAAAAGAATATTTTAGCGCATTTTGCACACTGTCGTCAAATAATACCAATTCTAATTATGGTCAAGAGCTTATTCAACACCAGAAAGAAGCGATACAAAAGACAAAAGAACAGATTAAAGAACTGAAAAGGGACGGGATAGACCCTGACGAATTCACCCAGCCGTTTATTTTCGATCCAACGCGATGAGATTCCCTTCTCTGGTGTGCCTTTTCCTTGACTATGGACTATGTAGGCAGAATAAGTGTTTAGCGTTTTCTATTTCTTTGAATATACGAGATAGGTTGCGCGAACAAGACAACTGAGGCAACTCGGAGTGAGGGCTCGTAGGTGAAACCTGCGTTGACTGCTGCTTGCGAACGTTCTTAAGATGCTGTGATATGTCGTGTCGCATTGCGTAGCAACCCATGCTGATGGCTGATCGCTAATTGCTAATCGCTAATTGCTAATCGCTATTATAAAACAAAACGGGGTAATGCCGCTAAGCATTACCCCATCTTGTGGTTAAGGTTAGTTCAAACAAATTTTATCCCTGAAATAACCTTGTTGTTGCTACTACCTATTGATTTGATGTCTTCAAGTCGCCCCACGTCGTCGTTGCTTTACCCGCAGCACTGACATGCCCTTTCAGGCGAATGCTGTTGGTCAGCGTCTGACGATTCCCATCAAGAGAGACATCCTCTATCTGATAGTAGTGTAGGTATAGAACTGCTTTTCACTGGTGGTGCCAGCACCCGCGATCATCGTTGCGTTGATAACTTTGAACTCGCCGTCGCGTTGCTGCGAACGCTTGATGAAGAATCCAGCGTTGTTCAGCTCGGACTGCGTAGACCAGGTGATTACAACTTGACCTGTCGCTTTATCACGAGCAGGACGGAAGTGTGAGAGTTCGACAGGCAACGCACCGCCAGCACGGAAGCCGGGGGTACCGACATCGTTCGCAGCACCGTAGTAGCTGCTCGCACGGATATGCGTCACTTGTGCGAAGCTCGTATCTGAGGCAAGTACCCATGAATCCATCATTGTGCCAGCTTCGGGTTCCACTGGACCGACAGAAACGGGAACGTGTCGATGGATAAGCGAACTACGTCCGCCTTCTTCACTCATCGGCAATGCCCACGCAGCAGCACCGTCAGCACCGAGGTTACCCACNNNNNNNNNNNNNNNNNNNNNNNNNNNNNNNNNNNNNNNNNNNNNNNNNNNNNNNNNNNNNNNNNNNNNNNNNNNNNNNNNNNNNNNNNNNNNNNNNNNNNNNNNNNNNNNNNNNNNNNNNNNNNNNNNNNNNNNNNNNNNNNNNNNNNNNNNNNNNNNNNNNNNNNNNNNNNNNNNNNTCGCCGTCCAAATGTTCAGCACTTGACCCGAACCATCAACATTGTTTCGACCCGCTTCCGTCACGACGAGAACCGTTGAGGGTGTGTCGTTCTGACCACTCGGATCAATCTTCGTGCCTTCGGGGATCGTCAACTCGATAGACGCACCGACAGAAACATCGGCATCTGCTGCGGCGTTATCTATAGTAATCGTCCAACCGCTCAGG
Protein-coding sequences here:
- a CDS encoding FkbM family methyltransferase produces the protein MNKKCGVFYEIGAAGYALRHLLEDDWHAENQKRLEKGENLYADPVYFPDIEKWNGYFIDPSPCVIKDGLQFGIPGHHFNMAIAGTHRVERIETFLPENSEDLGLCSLANNVLFIDTDVHKTFYTYCITLDALFDFTQAPPDLLRVDVEGAEHEVFEAYSFKHRPRVIQIDYHTVLGNLISILENHDYKIVDTAFDNEDLLAIDERILL